GTCGCCGACATCCGCTTCGATCCGCAGCGCTACCGCGCAGTGGTCAGGCTCGAGCTCGACCGCCAGTACCCGTTCCCGCGCGATACCATTGCCACCATCCTCACGTCGGGCCTGCTCGGCGAGCAGTACGTCGGGCTCGAGGCGGGCGGCGATGAAGAGATGCTGGCCAATGGCGACACCGTCGCGATGACGCAGTCGGCCGTCGTGCTGGAAAAGCTGATCAGCCAGTTCATGTTCGACCGCGCCGCGGAAGCGCCGGCGCCGAAGTGATGTCGATCCAATTGTCGCGGGAG
This DNA window, taken from Thauera sp. K11, encodes the following:
- the mlaD gene encoding outer membrane lipid asymmetry maintenance protein MlaD, which encodes MSRTTLDLWVGFFVALGFAALVFLAMKVGNFSGFNNAPTYAVEAPFDNIGGLKIRAPVKSSGVVVGRVADIRFDPQRYRAVVRLELDRQYPFPRDTIATILTSGLLGEQYVGLEAGGDEEMLANGDTVAMTQSAVVLEKLISQFMFDRAAEAPAPK